Genomic DNA from Vibrio tubiashii ATCC 19109:
AAACTCATCACTTAGGAACAATTATGAAATTTACGTTTATCTACCTTTGGCTCCTTCTCCTTAATGCCTGTAGCCGGTAGGTAACTTCCTGTCTGGCTGCGAGAAACGTAGCCAGAACACCTATTTCTCGTAGCCGCAACTCTCAAAGAAAGGATACGAGAAACATGACTGAAGAAACACACGTCGCCCCCTCATCAAGCTCATCCATCTCTCAAGTCGGGATCTTGCTTGCACTGGCAGGTTGCATTCTCTTTTCGATAAAACCCGTTTTGGTCAAAGTTGCCTACCAATATGGTGGCGATGCAACCTCTATTATGACTCTGCGTGCGTTTAGCTCTCTTCCACTCTACCTACTTATGCTCGTTTACCTTTGCAGAAAATCTGAAAACCGAAGTAAAGTTAAACAACATGGCTTTAAAGCTGCCGCTATTGGTGTGATGGGCTACTACGTGGCAAGTTTCCTTGATATTGCCGCTTTGGAGTTTATTACCGCCCAGCTAGAACGATTATTGATCTTCTTGTTTCCTACTTTTGTCGTGCTGATCAGTTGGGCTTTGTATCAACAAAAACCAAGCCGCACAGTCATCATCTCTGCGTTGATTGGTTACCTAGGGATCAGTTTTATTGTTGTGCATGACTTTAATACCCTAGGACAATCGGTGCTTCTTGGCAGCTTGCTCGCTATTGGTTCAGCACTGGTGTTCGCGTTTTATCTCGTATGGAGCAAGCCACTTATCGGTCACCTTGGCAGCTCACTGTTCACCAGTATCGGCATGGGTAGCGCCGGACTGGCTATTTTGGTTCACTTAGGGTTGAGCGGCGCTGATATTGCAACTTGGAGCCGTGAGCTAATCGTAACCGGTGTACTACTTGGCATATTCTGTACCGTGTTGCCTTCGTACTTGGTCGCCGCCGCGATGGCAAGGCTTACACCAACAACCTTGAGCCTAACAAGTAATATAGGCCCAGGAATTACCGCTGGTATGGCGGTAGTGGTACTCGATGAAGTGTTTACGATCTGGCATGCACTGGGGCTTGTTCTTGTCGTCGTGTCGGTTTACACCTTAAACAAGAAGTAATCTCGTACCAAACTTAGCTGAATCATTCGAATCATTTGTCCAATACGCTCAAATTCGTCAGGTGACCTGAGCGACATAACATCGTATGATTCAGCTTATCTATTTTTCAGACACTTATATCATGAGCACCCAAAACCACCACCCTCTTCAAGGCGCTAGTTGGATGCTAAGCGCAGGACTGGCTTTTGCCATCGTGAATAGCTTGGCTCAAGTGGCGAGTATCAATCACGGCCTTTCTTCAACGACGGTTGCCCTGATTCAATATGCAATCGCACTTGTGGTTATTCTGCCCTATTTAAAAACACTAGGTATTAGGCAGTCACTGCGTACGCAGAATCTAGGATTGCATATTTTACGCGTCTTCTTAGCGGTGATAGGGATCCAACTGTGGCTATGGGCACTTGCCTATCCTGTACCGATTTGGCAAGGCATCGCCCTACTGATGACTTCGCCATTATTTGCGACGATTGGCTCTGGCTTGATCCTTAAAGAGAAGGTGGGTGCGGCTCGCTGGGGTGCCACCCTCACTGGCTTTATTGGTGCCATGATCATTTTAGAACCTTGGGCGGACGATTTTAGTTGGGCGACGCTTCTTCCTGTCGGTGCGGCGTTCTTTTGGGCCTGTTACGCGCTGATGGTGAAAAAGCTTTCTTCACAAGACTCTCCATCAACCATGGTTGTATACCTACTCATACTCATTACACCGTTTAACATTTTGCTCGCTCTACCAGACTGGCAACTGCCAACAGGCGGAACATTATGGCTAATATTGATTGGGGCAGGCGCTATGACAGCACTGGCGCAGTGGGCTATTGTTAAAGCATATTCCGTGGCAGATGCTTCGTTTGTTCAACCCTTTGATCACGCTAAACTGCCATTAAATGTATTAGCGGGTTGGATGGTCTTCGGCTGGGTACCACCGGGGAGACTTTGGCTTGGCGCGGCGATCATTATCGCTTCTGTGGCTTTTATTACTCAATGGGAAGCAAAAAAGCCAAAAAAGTTGAAAGAAATTTCAAGCTAGACCGTTCTACTTAGTCATAGCTTTTAACGGAGAAACCTCTATGACACAACCAATCAAATTAACACTTTACCGCTGGGCTGGTAGTTGGGGACCATTCAAAGTCAACATTCCTTGTGGGGAGTGTACTCTGACCAAAGATATCCTTAAGGACACCTTCGAGAATGAACTTGCCGGTATCCCAGTAGAGCTTGAAGTCAAAGATTGGTTATCTCATTGGTGGGAGCCCTTAAAAGTAGGTGCATGGCACGCGCCAATTCTTATGGTCGAAGGCAAAGTGGTAAGCCAAGGGGAAGCGCTAAACCGTGGCGTGCTCGTGCAATCTATTATTCAAGAATGGACTAAGCGCGATACTCTAAAAGGCAACATTGTTTATGGTAAGGCGACTTGCCCTTATTGTGTCAAAGCGAAAAAGATCTTAGATGAAGCTGGCATTGAATACGAATACTACGATGTCGTTAAAGACAGCGCTGCCCTTTATCGAATGATCCCTGAAGTAAAAGCTATCATTGGTGAGAAGACGCCGGTTACCGTTCCTCAAATCTGGCTGGATGGTCATTACATTGGTGGTGCCGACAACCTCTCCGCTTGGATTGAAGAGAAAGGGCTAAGCACAGTGCCAGACAACGTGGTTTCTCTGTAAGCTCTCTACCAAGCAAAAACGACAAAGCCCCGCTGATTGTTGCGGGGCTTTGTTTTGATGAGCCAGACAGCTTCGCTCGCCTCACTCATAAAATCCTTTTCAACTACGCGCTGATTACTTTTTTCATCATACGTTTGATAAAAGAAGTTTTCTTCGCTTTAGGCTTGCCATAAAGAGCATCTTGCATGGCTTGCTTTGCGATCATCTGACCTAGATATGCGTTGCCTAATTCGTGATTCATGATTATCTCCTCAAAGTAAGGAGTGTGATTTTAATCACAATTAAACTAAAAACAAGATCTAAATCACATTAAATTTAGTAACTAAGCGCGCTTTGGCTGATGATAGGTTTTTCCAGCCACTTGGTAAGTATCTTTGCGCTTAACTTCAAACATAACATCAAAGAACCAAGCAACAAAACGAATCACATCATCGCCTTCATCCATTACATGCTCAACAAACTCTTGTTCTTCACCTTGCTCATTAGCCTGTACTGTTACGTGATAGATACGCTTAGCGCCATCGACTTCTGCCAACGCAAATTGCCCGGTTAGTGATTGAGCGGCTTCCGCCACTTCTTGGTCTTCGCTTGCTTTCAGTACTTCGAGTGCTTGCGGCAGGCTCTCTTTGTCACATAGCGACTTGACTAGCGTTTCAAAATCTTTAAGTTCCATTGATCCAGTCTCAACATAGAAATTTGCGGGCATTGTATACCCAACGCGTGATCAAGCAAACTTTTGCTGAGCGATGATAAGCTTTTTCGAAGATATAAGAACCAAACCCATCGTAGTCGCCGAGATGAGATAGAAAACTCCCATGCTCATTTGACTTTGCACCCAATGCTCGACCAAATAGCCTCCAAATGCCCCTGATAAACACATTTGTACTGCCCCTGATAGTGCAGACACTGATCCCGCTTGTCGCTTGTGTGGTTCAAGCAGCATGCTGATCGAAAGCGGTGTTGCAAGCCCTTGTGCAATTGTCAGCAAGGTAAACGCCGACACAAGATTGAACAGAGTGACTTCAGTAACCAGTAGCCAAAGGCCAGCAACCATCATCGTCGAAATAGCCAAAGATAAGATCTGCTTGGTATCTAAATAGCGGTTCACCACATTAAGCAGTAAGCTCCCCATCATTAAACCCGCTGACGGTATGATCATGACCGAGCCATATTCTGCCGCCGTGAGACCAAGCTGATGCTGCAATATAAACGGCATGACAGATAACGACACAACACTCGTTAGGTAGGTCACCCAGTTATAACTTGCACTAGAGATCACCTGCTTATTGGTCATTAAGCTGCCATAGTTCTTAATTACACTCACCAAGTTGAATCGCGTTTTTCCATAGGTCATGGTTTCAGGAAGAACGAAGTACCCCAAAGTAAAGATGGCAATTAGATAGAGCAAAACGAACATAAACACCGCTTCCCACCCCAAGTAGAAAGCAATCCAACCACCCATAACAGGCGCGATGATCGGCATAATAGAAGCCGTAATAGAAATGTAAGATAACGCTTTGGTTAACTGTGAACCTTCGTAGCTATCTCGGAGCACGCTTCGACCAAGAACGGACGCACTACCCGCCCCTAAACCCTGCAAAAATCGCCCAATAATCAGCACGGTTAGGTTATCGGTGAAAGTAACGCACATTACAGTTGCGGCTAAATAGATCCCCTGACCGAGTATAAATACGGGGCGTCGACCAATGGCGTCTGACAAAGGGCCGTAAAAGAGTTGAGATAGGCCAAAAGCGACGAGAAAAACGGTGACCAAAAGTTGTACGTCGGCTTGCCCAACATTCAGGCTGTTACTGATCATCGGCAACGAGGGAAGGTAGATACTGACACCAACTTGTCCGGTCGCGATGATCATCATTGCTAACAAAATAGGTGTTTTTTTCATAGTAGCTCCTCATTAAACCGACAATAAAGCGAGTTTAAATTAGCCACTATTCAATGATAATATACCGATATGGAAAGTGATTAATTCCCAAAAAGAAACAATAAGGTAGCGTTATGGATTGGATTCAAAGTGTGCATAGTTATATTCGTGTCGTTGACGAAGGCAGTTTTAACGGCGCGGCGAGAACGCTCAACACCACTAGCTCAGCAATCAGTAAACGCATCCATTGGTTAGAAGAGCGCATCGGTGTGCAGTTGCTAAAACGTACAACTCGCTCTGTCACGCAAACTGAAGCCGGCGCCTTATTTTATGAACGTGCCAAAGTGCAACTTGATGGCTGGCAATCGATTGTCGACGAAACACGTTCGGTATCTCAGACCCCCGCAGGATTACTGAAGATAGGTGCAACTCTGGCTGTAGGCTCAAAGTTTTTAGTTCAGTACTTGAACGACTTCTTGCAGATGTACCCTGACATTCGCATTCAACTGATCACAACCACGCCCGGTCAATTACCAACATTGAGTTTGGATCTGTTTATCAGCCGTGAAATTGAACAGCTCAACTCGCTGAGTTTTAAAGCCACTCCCCTTTTTGAGCACCGAGCCGGATTCTATGCGTCTCCAAGCTATATTGAGCAGTTTGGTGAGCCGCAAAGCTTTAAAGAGCTTACCCAACACAACATGTTGGTATGGGGAGAGAGAACCCAACGAGAGATCTCCCTGACCAATGGGCATAAGATTTTACTCAATGGCAACTTCGCTACGTCTAATCCAGAAGCTCTTTTTTATGCCGCAAAAAGTGGGATGGGACTGCTACTCACCAACGATGTAATGATCAAAGAAGATCTTAAGCTCGGGGCATTGCAACGTATTCTGCCAGACATAACTGCTGATGAAGCAACAGTTTACGCCTACTACCCAAAACTCGACTATCAACATACACGTACTAAACTGTTTTTGGACTACCTTAAAGAGCGCCTTTCCAACCAAGAGTAAACTTTTTTACAGAACGTGGAGCCTATATTTGGCATTTGCAATAATATGCGACACGTACCATATTTAATGAGTAACTAAATTGATAATTAAGTGATACAAATCACAATAACAGTGAGTTACCAATATGGTTAGGACAACGTCAGTACAGAACTCGTTAAGCGTCGAGACGATTAACGATACGCTCAGCCTCGATGGGCAAGATCTTCTCAACAAAGCTACGTTGGAGCTTCAGCAATACTCGAACTCATTTTGTACATGTATTATTGAGCTTGATCAGTTTACCAACCGTTCAACGCTCCTCGCCTCTTCTAGCGGCGTAAAACTGCAGCGCGATGATTACCTCGCGCCGCTGACTCACAGCACTTGTACTTTTGTGATTAAGTCTAATCAGGACTACATCGTCTGCGATTCGGGTGCCAAAACGCTCCACCCTAATGAGCAATATATTTCTGAACATGACATCGAGTCGTATCTGGCAATCCCCCTTAAAACTAGTAATGGTGAGGTTTTAGGGATCTTGCTGTCCGCCTATACTCACGCTTTAGACCCCAACCTCAGAGAGGAGCTGATATACAACCACAAGCTATTTGCCAATATCGTCACCCACAACCTTAAGTCGAAATGGCTAACGGCACGTTCAGAGACACTGGTTGATCAACTCAGTTATGAAGTATCCCATGACAATCTCACTGGGCTACTTAACAGAAGTTATCTTTCAGACAAGCTTGAGAGGCTAAGCCAGACGCAAAACATTCCCTTTACGCTAGCCTATTTGGACATTGATAACTTCAAATCTATTAATGACTTATATGGAAACTATATTGGCGATCAACTGATAAAGTTTGTTGCCAATACCATCAAGGAAGCAATAAAAGATGAGCAATTCGCCTTTCGAATTGCCGGGGATGAGTTCGCCTTTATTACCCAAGCTAGTGACCCCTTCAAGGTCTGCTACACCATCATTAAGAACCTAGAAAAAGGCTACCAAGATCCTTCGCACAAAATTAAGTTCACAGCGAGCATCGGCTTAGCAAAAAACATCAATCAGAGCCTATCCGCCGACCAAATCATTCTCAATGCCAGTTTAGCGCTGAAGGATTGTAAACAGTCTCGTCATGTACACGTACAATGTTACGATACCCATTTAAGTGCTCAATACTATCGTAAAGCCCTGATCATTGATGCACTCAGGACAGAACTCGCTAAAGAGTCGATTAGTGATAGCGAACTTTATGTCGCGGTGCAGCCAATTGTTGAACGTGACAATAATAATTGGGACTACTTCGAAGTACTCGCTCGTTGGCAAAGCCACGCTCTTGGGACAATTTCGCCGCTGGAGTTTATCGATGCCGCTGAGCAATCTGGGCTTATTGTCGAACTAGGTGAGCACATCGTAGAGCTGGCCTGTAAGGCGAAGCTAGCACTTGAAAAAGGGCTGGGGCATGGCGTTCGTCTGAGTCTCAATTGCTCAGCCCATGAGCTACACAATTCAAATCGTTACTTACAGCATTTACTCGACACCATAAAACACTATGGTTTTAAACCTGATGAGTTCACCATCGAACTGACAGAGACGGTGCTGTTATCTCAGACCGAGGAAGTGAAAAAGATCCTCAACAAGCTGAGATTCCTCGGTTTTAAAGTCGCGCTTGATGACTTTGGTACTGGGTATTCTAGTCTCAACTATATCCATAGTTACCCAATCGACTGCATCAAGATAGACGCGACCTTTATTCGCAATATGCATACCAATGAAACCGCCGAACGAGTGGTATGGCTTATCGTCCAACTTGCCAAACAATTGAATCTCTCTTTGGTTGCGGAAGGTGTTGAGGATCAAGAGGTGCTTGAAAAGCTCTATGACATGGGGTGCAGTCAGATTCAGGGTTACTACTTCTCAAAGCCGGATAAACCACAGAACATCATTAATCAAAGCTTTGAGCGTATAACTCAGCAGCAACAAGTATCTAACGGCTAAGTTCTAGATAGGAAAGTTAGGCTGACGCTTAGAAAGGTACTTCGACCTGCATCATGAAGTCGCCGTCATACTGTTCGTGCCAACGGTAATCGAGTCGCATGCGCGGTGTACCTGCATCCATATCGCCAAAACCGAGGCTCAGCTGCACACCATGGCTCCGGATCCAGTTTTCGGTGTTCATCTCTTTGAGCTGATCTTCCAACTCATTGGGTACCCAAACTCCAACACCAAAGTAGTTGGACGAAGCACTATTTGAAATCAGTGGGTTAGTCTCGTTGCCTAGTAGCCAATCTGACCAGTATGAGGAGTGATCGGTTTTCTCTGCAAGAGTCAGATCTACAAAAGCTTCATTTGTCACAGTGTCATCAATCTCTAGATCAAAGATTGTTGTACATGTTGGACTTGAGCCTTCAAACATTAACGAATGCGCAGACACACCCTCTTGATACAGCTCGCAAGCCGCAGCAAGTGGAGAGAACGATAACATCACACATATCATTCCACGCTTTAACATTCACACCTCAAATATATAGAACGAAGTCCTATTTAATAATACTCCTTTTCGATTAATTTGCGTAATACTTTTACCGTAACAAGATGTGAAACATCTTCGTGCTGTTTGAGGGCATTACGAATATCGGTGCTTCTCACTTTAACTTTTTCAGGGCAACATAACAGCGACCAGCGATTGACGATCTCTTCCGCTTTATAAAATTTAGCAAAGCTAAGCAGGTTATCTGGCCCCATAACAAAGGTTAATTCGCTGTCTGGGTATTTAGCCTCCAGAGCTTCAAGTACGGCATAAGTCGTTACACTGCTTTCCGGAGAATAGAGAGATTCTTCAATCGTAGATCGTTCTACGTTATCCACTTGCAAATCTTCAATAAAAGCGTCAACTAGCTCGCATCGAGCGCTGTATTCCAACATCTGTTTACCCCAAGCGTGAGCAATGCTTGGCAGCAGTAGAACTCGATCAAAATGGGTTAAAGATTCGATCACGCTTTTGTGGCCCAGACTTGGTGGGTTAAAAGCGCTTCCAAATACAGCAATTTTGCTCTTTTTATTCATTTACTCTTTATTGAAAACCGTGATCACAGTTTTCTAATTCCTTGATTGCGGTATGATATAGGCACGTGACTTTAACACGTTCACTTCAGCATAAATATGCCTTGCTGAGGTAGACCTGTTAAGGCTACCAACTTTACTACCCAATTTTAAACTACATTGCTTGCAGGAAGGAAACATAATGGAACAGTTGATTCGCGATGAAATGCGCGTTCTGCCGTCGATCGATCCTCATTTTGAGATAACACGTCGTGTCGACTTTATTAAGCGAAAACTTCAAGAAGCAGGATGCAAATCTCTGGTTCTCGGTATCAGTGGTGGTGTTGATTCAACGACCTGTGGTCGATTAGCGCAGCTAGCCGTTGATCAATTAAATGAAGAGTCTAATGGCGGCTACCAATTTATCGCAGTTCGACTGCCTTATGGCGAGCAGAAAGACGAAGATGAAGCGCAGCTTGCCCTTCAGTTTATTCAGCCGTCTCATTCGATTTCAGTAAATATTAAAGCAGGTGTCGATGGCCTTCACACGGCAAGCCATACAGCACTTGAAGGGACTGGCTTACTGCCTGAAGATAAAGCCAAAGTTGATTTTGTAAAAGGGAATGTTAAAGCCCGTGCGCGAATGGTCGCTCAATACGAAATCGCGGGGTATGTCGGTGGTTTAGTGATTGGTACTGACCATTCTGCCGAAAACATCACTGGCTTCTACACCAAATTTGGCGACGGTGCCTGTGACCTTGCCCCTCTATTTGGTCTAAGCAAACGCCAAGTGCGTGAAGTAGCTGCGACTCTAGGTGCGCCAGAGTTGTTGGTTAAGAAGG
This window encodes:
- a CDS encoding DMT family transporter; translation: MTEETHVAPSSSSSISQVGILLALAGCILFSIKPVLVKVAYQYGGDATSIMTLRAFSSLPLYLLMLVYLCRKSENRSKVKQHGFKAAAIGVMGYYVASFLDIAALEFITAQLERLLIFLFPTFVVLISWALYQQKPSRTVIISALIGYLGISFIVVHDFNTLGQSVLLGSLLAIGSALVFAFYLVWSKPLIGHLGSSLFTSIGMGSAGLAILVHLGLSGADIATWSRELIVTGVLLGIFCTVLPSYLVAAAMARLTPTTLSLTSNIGPGITAGMAVVVLDEVFTIWHALGLVLVVVSVYTLNKK
- the nadE gene encoding ammonia-dependent NAD(+) synthetase, with protein sequence MEQLIRDEMRVLPSIDPHFEITRRVDFIKRKLQEAGCKSLVLGISGGVDSTTCGRLAQLAVDQLNEESNGGYQFIAVRLPYGEQKDEDEAQLALQFIQPSHSISVNIKAGVDGLHTASHTALEGTGLLPEDKAKVDFVKGNVKARARMVAQYEIAGYVGGLVIGTDHSAENITGFYTKFGDGACDLAPLFGLSKRQVREVAATLGAPELLVKKVPTADLEELDPQKADEDALNLTYEQIDDFLEGKPVSAEVTERLVHIYKVTQHKRQPIPTIYD
- a CDS encoding glutaredoxin; translation: MTQPIKLTLYRWAGSWGPFKVNIPCGECTLTKDILKDTFENELAGIPVELEVKDWLSHWWEPLKVGAWHAPILMVEGKVVSQGEALNRGVLVQSIIQEWTKRDTLKGNIVYGKATCPYCVKAKKILDEAGIEYEYYDVVKDSAALYRMIPEVKAIIGEKTPVTVPQIWLDGHYIGGADNLSAWIEEKGLSTVPDNVVSL
- a CDS encoding sensor domain-containing phosphodiesterase, which codes for MVRTTSVQNSLSVETINDTLSLDGQDLLNKATLELQQYSNSFCTCIIELDQFTNRSTLLASSSGVKLQRDDYLAPLTHSTCTFVIKSNQDYIVCDSGAKTLHPNEQYISEHDIESYLAIPLKTSNGEVLGILLSAYTHALDPNLREELIYNHKLFANIVTHNLKSKWLTARSETLVDQLSYEVSHDNLTGLLNRSYLSDKLERLSQTQNIPFTLAYLDIDNFKSINDLYGNYIGDQLIKFVANTIKEAIKDEQFAFRIAGDEFAFITQASDPFKVCYTIIKNLEKGYQDPSHKIKFTASIGLAKNINQSLSADQIILNASLALKDCKQSRHVHVQCYDTHLSAQYYRKALIIDALRTELAKESISDSELYVAVQPIVERDNNNWDYFEVLARWQSHALGTISPLEFIDAAEQSGLIVELGEHIVELACKAKLALEKGLGHGVRLSLNCSAHELHNSNRYLQHLLDTIKHYGFKPDEFTIELTETVLLSQTEEVKKILNKLRFLGFKVALDDFGTGYSSLNYIHSYPIDCIKIDATFIRNMHTNETAERVVWLIVQLAKQLNLSLVAEGVEDQEVLEKLYDMGCSQIQGYYFSKPDKPQNIINQSFERITQQQQVSNG
- a CDS encoding LysR family transcriptional regulator, coding for MDWIQSVHSYIRVVDEGSFNGAARTLNTTSSAISKRIHWLEERIGVQLLKRTTRSVTQTEAGALFYERAKVQLDGWQSIVDETRSVSQTPAGLLKIGATLAVGSKFLVQYLNDFLQMYPDIRIQLITTTPGQLPTLSLDLFISREIEQLNSLSFKATPLFEHRAGFYASPSYIEQFGEPQSFKELTQHNMLVWGERTQREISLTNGHKILLNGNFATSNPEALFYAAKSGMGLLLTNDVMIKEDLKLGALQRILPDITADEATVYAYYPKLDYQHTRTKLFLDYLKERLSNQE
- a CDS encoding multidrug effflux MFS transporter gives rise to the protein MKKTPILLAMMIIATGQVGVSIYLPSLPMISNSLNVGQADVQLLVTVFLVAFGLSQLFYGPLSDAIGRRPVFILGQGIYLAATVMCVTFTDNLTVLIIGRFLQGLGAGSASVLGRSVLRDSYEGSQLTKALSYISITASIMPIIAPVMGGWIAFYLGWEAVFMFVLLYLIAIFTLGYFVLPETMTYGKTRFNLVSVIKNYGSLMTNKQVISSASYNWVTYLTSVVSLSVMPFILQHQLGLTAAEYGSVMIIPSAGLMMGSLLLNVVNRYLDTKQILSLAISTMMVAGLWLLVTEVTLFNLVSAFTLLTIAQGLATPLSISMLLEPHKRQAGSVSALSGAVQMCLSGAFGGYLVEHWVQSQMSMGVFYLISATTMGLVLISSKKLIIAQQKFA
- a CDS encoding nicotinate-nicotinamide nucleotide adenylyltransferase, with the translated sequence MNKKSKIAVFGSAFNPPSLGHKSVIESLTHFDRVLLLPSIAHAWGKQMLEYSARCELVDAFIEDLQVDNVERSTIEESLYSPESSVTTYAVLEALEAKYPDSELTFVMGPDNLLSFAKFYKAEEIVNRWSLLCCPEKVKVRSTDIRNALKQHEDVSHLVTVKVLRKLIEKEYY
- a CDS encoding DMT family transporter, which gives rise to MSTQNHHPLQGASWMLSAGLAFAIVNSLAQVASINHGLSSTTVALIQYAIALVVILPYLKTLGIRQSLRTQNLGLHILRVFLAVIGIQLWLWALAYPVPIWQGIALLMTSPLFATIGSGLILKEKVGAARWGATLTGFIGAMIILEPWADDFSWATLLPVGAAFFWACYALMVKKLSSQDSPSTMVVYLLILITPFNILLALPDWQLPTGGTLWLILIGAGAMTALAQWAIVKAYSVADASFVQPFDHAKLPLNVLAGWMVFGWVPPGRLWLGAAIIIASVAFITQWEAKKPKKLKEISS